The sequence AAAGTCGCGTAATGGATGGCGAGGAGGGCGCTCTCTCCTTGTGCGGGCCGGTCATGGGACCGGTCCACAAGCACCGGAAGGTCGTGCACTGACATGCTGAACGTCGTGGAACGCGAGCTGGAACTGAAGCTGGTCCTGTCGCCCGAGCGCTCCATCCCCGTACCCGCCCGGCTGGTGTACCGCGCCGATGACCCGTACGCCGTGCACATCGCCTTCCACATCGGCTCCGACTCCCCCGTGCACTGGACGTTCGCCCGGGAGTTGCTGGTGGAAGGGGTGTTCCGGCCGTGCGGGCACGGGGACGTACGGATCTGGCCGACCAAGATCGACGACCGCAACGTCATCTTCGTCGCCCTGACCTCA is a genomic window of Streptomyces sp. NBC_01237 containing:
- a CDS encoding SsgA family sporulation/cell division regulator produces the protein MLNVVERELELKLVLSPERSIPVPARLVYRADDPYAVHIAFHIGSDSPVHWTFARELLVEGVFRPCGHGDVRIWPTKIDDRNVIFVALTSPDGNALLEVPSAAVAAWVERTLRVVPPGTESERLGIDDALAELLAPLPADDLWLSDPWPSDESPSQDGEV